The Chitinispirillum alkaliphilum genome window below encodes:
- a CDS encoding short chain dehydrogenase — protein MPEQMHHGLNVDFNPFVENELLREGPPEQIQEWPGTDENMHPQADHGEQSYVGGSKLQGKVALITGGDSGIGRAAAIAFAREGADVVISYLNEHKDAEETLYWIEKSGSQGLALSGDIRDSHYCRDLVERTVNKFGTLNILVNNAAFHMESQNFMEISPEQLDQTFRTNIMSFFWTTQESLKHMNAGDCIINVGSVVAMMGHPQLIDYSCTKAAIHNFTQSMSQLLADKGIRVNCIAPGPVWTPLIPATRDEQFVGGFGANTFWKRPAQPAELAPSFVFLASTDSRYYTGEVLAPTGFNFSSI, from the coding sequence ATGCCGGAACAGATGCACCATGGATTGAATGTTGATTTCAATCCCTTTGTCGAAAATGAGTTGCTTAGAGAAGGGCCACCGGAGCAGATACAGGAGTGGCCCGGGACAGATGAAAACATGCATCCCCAAGCGGATCATGGAGAGCAGAGTTATGTTGGAGGATCAAAATTACAGGGGAAAGTAGCTTTGATAACCGGTGGGGACAGTGGAATAGGCCGGGCGGCAGCAATCGCATTTGCCAGGGAGGGTGCAGATGTGGTGATCTCATATCTAAACGAACACAAGGATGCTGAAGAGACCTTGTATTGGATAGAAAAATCGGGTAGTCAGGGGTTGGCCCTGAGTGGTGATATCAGGGACAGTCATTATTGCCGTGATTTGGTTGAGCGCACGGTAAATAAGTTTGGCACACTCAATATTTTGGTTAATAACGCAGCGTTTCACATGGAGTCTCAGAATTTCATGGAAATCTCTCCTGAGCAGCTGGATCAGACATTTCGTACCAATATCATGTCCTTTTTCTGGACAACTCAGGAGTCTCTGAAACACATGAACGCCGGGGATTGTATAATCAATGTTGGTTCTGTTGTTGCCATGATGGGGCATCCTCAGCTGATTGATTATTCCTGTACCAAAGCCGCAATCCATAATTTCACTCAATCAATGTCCCAGTTATTGGCTGATAAAGGAATACGGGTTAACTGTATTGCTCCCGGACCGGTTTGGACTCCCTTGATACCTGCTACACGGGATGAGCAGTTTGTAGGGGGATTTGGTGCAAATACGTTTTGGAAGCGTCCGGCACAACCTGCTGAACTTGCCCCAAGTTTTGTATTTCTGGCTTCAACTGATTCACGGTATTATACAGGAGAAGTTCTGGCACCTACAGGGTTTAATTTCAGCAGCATATAA